The following are encoded together in the Paludisphaera mucosa genome:
- a CDS encoding HEAT repeat domain-containing protein: MDVERPAPDEDPRSVDELFLVALCESDEEILWGAMYALHRRAAREILDRALALCASACPFERGRGADVLGRLGVPDPAYPEECLRTLLAMLEVETDAGALASVLFALGHQSRGPAVAPAARFRTHPDSEVRYAVVHVLSCIEETWAIEGLIELSRDPEPRIRDWSTFGLGSMTDADSPAIRDALSDRLADEDFDTRSEALIGLARRKDHRVVPALRDELAGECVGCLAVEAAAEIADPGLHPLLLALRAWWDVDVQGLETAIAACTPPSESRIEV, translated from the coding sequence GTGGACGTTGAACGGCCGGCTCCGGATGAGGACCCCCGATCGGTCGATGAGCTGTTCCTCGTCGCACTCTGCGAGTCCGACGAGGAGATCCTATGGGGCGCGATGTACGCGCTCCATCGGCGGGCCGCTCGCGAGATCCTGGACCGTGCGCTCGCGCTCTGCGCGAGCGCTTGCCCCTTCGAGCGCGGGCGCGGGGCCGACGTGCTCGGAAGGTTGGGCGTGCCGGACCCGGCGTACCCGGAGGAGTGCCTGCGGACGTTGCTCGCGATGCTGGAGGTCGAAACCGACGCGGGCGCGCTGGCATCGGTCCTGTTCGCGCTGGGGCATCAGTCCCGGGGCCCCGCCGTCGCGCCGGCCGCGCGGTTCCGAACCCACCCCGACTCAGAGGTCCGATATGCCGTCGTCCACGTCCTGAGCTGCATCGAGGAGACTTGGGCGATCGAAGGCCTGATCGAGCTTTCCCGCGACCCCGAGCCGCGGATCCGCGACTGGTCGACGTTCGGCCTCGGCTCCATGACTGACGCGGATTCACCCGCGATCCGCGACGCCCTGTCCGACCGCCTGGCCGACGAGGATTTCGACACGCGAAGCGAGGCGCTCATCGGGCTGGCCCGCCGCAAGGACCATCGCGTCGTCCCCGCGCTCCGCGACGAGTTGGCCGGCGAATGCGTCGGCTGCCTGGCCGTCGAGGCCGCCGCCGAGATCGCCGACCCCGGCCTCCACCCCCTGCTCCTCGCCCTGCGCGCCTGGTGGGACGTCGACGTGCAGGGGCTCGAAACGGCGATCGCGGCCTGCACGCCTCCTTCCGAATCCAGGATCGAAGTCTGA
- a CDS encoding 3' terminal RNA ribose 2'-O-methyltransferase Hen1, which yields MLLTITTTRRPADDLGYLLHKHPGRFQSYALAFGTARVFYPEAGEDRCSACLLLDVDPVGLVRGKAGGEGLLDRYVNDRPYAASSLMSVAIAQVFGSAMQGRSNDRPELAATPLPLSARLDVLPVRGGERFLRAVFEPLGYSVAAERRPLDEQFPEWGESPYFAVEIAAETTLSQLLTHLYVLIPVFDDAKHYFVGDAEMEKLLAKGAGWLAGHPEKDEITRRYLKHRHGLYREALARLAPGEPADVDEADEPSARVEDSLEKPLSLNDQRLGAVLAALRASGARRVLDLGCGEGRLLRLLLKDPQFEEVVGVDVSIRTLEAARDRLHLDRLPERQAARIRLMQGSLTYRDRRLEGYDAAAVVEVVEHLDPPRLAAFERALFASARPATVVLTTPNREYNVTWENVGPDRLRHPDHRFEWTRAEFRAWAEAAAARHGYAVRFVPVGPDDPTLGPPTQMGVFTRGR from the coding sequence ATGCTGCTGACGATCACGACGACGCGAAGGCCGGCGGACGACCTCGGCTACCTGCTGCACAAGCATCCGGGGCGGTTCCAGAGCTACGCCCTGGCGTTCGGGACGGCGCGGGTCTTCTATCCCGAAGCCGGCGAGGATCGTTGCTCGGCCTGCCTGCTGCTGGACGTCGATCCGGTGGGCCTGGTGCGCGGCAAGGCCGGGGGCGAGGGCCTGCTGGACCGGTACGTCAACGACCGGCCGTACGCCGCGTCGTCGCTGATGAGCGTGGCGATCGCCCAGGTCTTCGGCTCGGCGATGCAGGGACGGTCCAACGACCGGCCCGAGCTGGCGGCGACCCCCCTGCCCCTCTCGGCGCGGCTCGACGTCCTCCCGGTGCGCGGGGGCGAGCGGTTCCTCCGCGCCGTGTTCGAACCGCTGGGCTACTCCGTCGCGGCCGAACGTCGGCCGCTCGACGAGCAGTTCCCGGAGTGGGGCGAGAGCCCGTACTTCGCCGTCGAAATCGCGGCCGAGACCACCCTGTCCCAGCTGCTCACGCATCTCTACGTCCTGATCCCCGTCTTCGACGACGCCAAGCACTACTTCGTCGGCGACGCCGAGATGGAGAAGCTGCTGGCCAAGGGGGCCGGCTGGCTCGCGGGGCATCCCGAGAAGGACGAGATCACGCGGCGCTATCTCAAGCATCGCCACGGCCTCTATCGCGAGGCCCTCGCCCGCCTGGCCCCCGGGGAGCCGGCCGACGTCGACGAGGCGGACGAGCCGTCCGCGCGGGTCGAGGACTCGCTGGAGAAGCCCCTGAGCCTCAACGATCAGCGCCTGGGGGCCGTCCTGGCCGCGCTGCGCGCCTCGGGCGCCCGCCGTGTGCTGGACCTCGGCTGCGGCGAGGGGCGGCTGCTCCGCCTGCTCCTGAAGGACCCGCAGTTCGAGGAGGTCGTGGGCGTGGACGTCTCGATCCGCACGCTCGAAGCGGCCCGCGACCGCCTGCACCTGGACCGTCTCCCCGAGCGTCAGGCCGCGCGGATCCGGCTGATGCAGGGATCGTTGACCTACCGCGACCGCCGCCTGGAGGGCTACGACGCCGCGGCCGTCGTCGAGGTCGTCGAGCACCTGGACCCTCCCCGGCTCGCCGCCTTCGAACGCGCCCTGTTCGCGTCCGCGCGGCCCGCGACGGTCGTCTTGACGACCCCGAACCGCGAGTACAACGTCACCTGGGAGAACGTCGGCCCCGACCGGCTGCGCCACCCCGACCACCGCTTCGAATGGACCCGCGCCGAGTTCCGCGCCTGGGCCGAAGCCGCCGCGGCGCGGCACGGCTACGCCGTCCGGTTCGTCCCCGTCGGCCCGGACGACCCGACCCTCGGCCCGCCGACGCAGATGGGAGTCTTCACCCGTGGACGTTGA